One Streptomyces sp. NBC_00102 DNA segment encodes these proteins:
- the pqqD gene encoding pyrroloquinoline quinone biosynthesis peptide chaperone PqqD yields MTAPDASWCPRLVPAVVLRHDRTRGKDVLLMPERVVVLEGSARRVMELCDGTRTVARITDELRERFPGAPVDTEVGPFVERLREKGWIR; encoded by the coding sequence ATGACCGCTCCCGACGCCTCCTGGTGCCCACGGCTGGTACCGGCTGTCGTCCTGCGGCACGACCGAACGCGGGGGAAGGACGTGCTGCTGATGCCCGAACGCGTCGTGGTACTGGAGGGCAGCGCCCGCCGGGTGATGGAGCTGTGCGACGGTACGCGCACGGTGGCGCGGATCACGGACGAGTTGCGGGAGCGGTTTCCCGGAGCTCCCGTCGATACGGAGGTGGGTCCGTTCGTGGAGCGGCTCCGCGAGAAAGGCTGGATCAGGTGA
- the pqqC gene encoding pyrroloquinoline-quinone synthase PqqC, translating to MTTAPVRPGPAAVLPEAPDGGPLPPAAFEAELRELARSRYHDAHPFNARMHRGELSPDELRTWVANRFHYQCSIPVKDALILAKLPEPAMRRSWLRRIQDHDGLTDDEGGIERWIRLGEAVGLDRAELESGRNVLPGVRFAVDGYVNFCRLNPALEAVASSLTELCAPNIMMTRLETFPVHYPWIEESGLAYFRSRVPQGRRDGAEALTWVTDWARTREAQLRALSALAFKCDVLWSLLDAVEHGGRPGSAR from the coding sequence ATGACGACAGCACCGGTACGGCCCGGCCCTGCAGCCGTACTCCCCGAGGCGCCGGACGGCGGCCCGCTGCCCCCTGCCGCGTTCGAGGCCGAACTGCGGGAGCTGGCGCGGAGCCGGTACCACGACGCCCACCCGTTCAACGCGCGGATGCACCGGGGAGAACTCAGCCCGGACGAACTGCGCACCTGGGTCGCCAACCGCTTCCACTACCAGTGCAGCATCCCCGTGAAGGACGCACTGATCCTCGCCAAACTGCCCGAGCCGGCCATGCGGCGCTCCTGGCTCCGCAGGATCCAGGACCACGACGGTCTCACCGACGACGAGGGTGGCATCGAGCGCTGGATTCGGCTCGGTGAGGCCGTGGGACTGGACCGTGCGGAGCTGGAGTCGGGCAGGAACGTCCTGCCCGGGGTGCGTTTCGCCGTCGACGGTTACGTCAACTTCTGCCGACTCAACCCCGCTCTGGAAGCCGTCGCCTCCTCACTCACCGAGCTGTGCGCACCGAACATCATGATGACCCGCCTGGAAACGTTCCCCGTCCACTACCCCTGGATCGAGGAATCCGGTCTCGCCTACTTCCGCAGCCGGGTTCCGCAGGGGCGCCGTGACGGCGCCGAGGCGCTGACCTGGGTGACCGACTGGGCACGGACCCGCGAGGCCCAACTCCGCGCGCTGTCGGCGCTGGCTTTCAAGTGCGACGTCCTGTGGTCCCTGCTCGACGCGGTGGAGCACGGCGGCAGGCCCGGGAGCGCGCGATGA
- the pqqE gene encoding pyrroloquinoline quinone biosynthesis protein PqqE: MTATTPPPPWALLAELTHACPLHCGYCSNPLELKRRSRELSATEWADVFRQAADLGVLQTHLSGGEPLLRRDLEEITAGAEQADIYTQLVTSGSGLTESRLTALASAGLRSVQLSVQHADPDASDRIAGSRAFAAKEAAAALVREAELPLGVNVVLHRHNLDAIDGLVELALRWKADRIELANTQFYGWGLLNRDALMPDRDQLARAVASVSRWRERLEGRLDIVWVAPDYFDGVAKPCMGGWGAVSLTVTPDGTVLPCPAAATLPGLDPVNVRDHPLRWIWEESKAFNLYRGEEWMPSPCRSCERRAQDFGGCRCQAFALTGDATRTDPACSLSPDHAMLTALTRTPPGDLSTVVPRRPTVGPRASADAHRP; the protein is encoded by the coding sequence GTGACCGCGACTACCCCACCGCCTCCGTGGGCGCTCCTGGCGGAACTGACCCACGCCTGCCCGCTGCACTGCGGGTACTGCTCCAACCCGCTCGAACTGAAACGACGTTCACGTGAGTTGTCGGCCACCGAATGGGCGGACGTCTTCCGCCAGGCGGCCGACCTGGGCGTGCTGCAGACTCACCTCTCGGGCGGCGAGCCGCTGCTCCGGAGGGACCTGGAGGAGATCACGGCCGGCGCCGAACAGGCGGACATCTATACCCAGTTGGTCACCAGCGGCTCAGGGCTCACCGAGAGTCGGCTCACCGCGCTCGCGTCGGCGGGGCTGCGTAGCGTCCAGCTCTCCGTACAGCACGCGGACCCCGATGCCTCGGACCGCATCGCGGGCAGCAGGGCGTTCGCCGCGAAGGAGGCCGCAGCGGCACTCGTCCGGGAAGCGGAGCTGCCACTCGGCGTCAACGTCGTCCTGCACCGGCACAATCTGGACGCGATCGACGGCCTCGTGGAGCTGGCCCTCCGCTGGAAGGCCGACCGCATCGAGCTGGCCAACACCCAGTTCTACGGCTGGGGTCTGCTGAACCGGGACGCCCTCATGCCCGACCGCGACCAACTCGCCCGAGCCGTGGCCTCGGTGAGCCGGTGGAGAGAACGGCTGGAGGGCAGGCTCGACATCGTGTGGGTCGCACCCGACTACTTCGACGGGGTGGCGAAACCCTGCATGGGCGGCTGGGGAGCGGTCTCCCTCACCGTCACCCCCGACGGCACGGTCCTGCCGTGCCCCGCGGCCGCCACCCTGCCGGGCCTCGACCCGGTCAACGTACGCGACCACCCGCTGCGCTGGATCTGGGAGGAGTCGAAGGCATTCAACCTCTACCGCGGCGAGGAGTGGATGCCCTCCCCCTGCCGGAGCTGCGAACGCCGCGCACAGGACTTCGGCGGCTGCCGCTGCCAGGCCTTCGCCCTCACCGGCGACGCGACCCGCACGGACCCGGCCTGCTCGCTCTCCCCCGACCACGCCATGCTGACCGCGCTCACCCGCACTCCCCCAGGTGATCTGTCCACCGTCGTCCCGCGTCGGCCTACCGTCGGCCCTCGGGCGTCAGCGGACGCCCATCGGCCCTGA